From Chryseobacterium salivictor, a single genomic window includes:
- a CDS encoding helix-turn-helix domain-containing protein, whose protein sequence is MSLEVLTKEDLQQFKIELLESIENLLQGKKTEEKLWLRTSEVRKLLNISSGTLQNLRINGTLPYSKIGGTLYYNYKDIQTLLMDCKH, encoded by the coding sequence ATGTCATTAGAAGTATTAACCAAAGAAGATCTCCAGCAGTTTAAAATTGAACTGCTCGAAAGTATTGAAAACTTACTTCAAGGAAAGAAGACAGAAGAAAAGTTATGGCTTAGAACCTCTGAGGTCAGAAAACTCTTAAATATATCTTCCGGAACCTTACAAAACCTGAGGATCAACGGAACCTTACCTTACAGTAAGATAGGAGGGACGCTGTATTACAATTATAAAGACATCCAAACTCTGCTGATGGATTGTAAACATTAA
- a CDS encoding DUF3853 family protein — MKNIDPKTPIWQLTVEEFVEVSKNLNSEKKYEYGLKGLAKILGCSVSKASEVKSSGILNKAIIQNGNIIIIDKEKALELFGK, encoded by the coding sequence ATGAAAAATATAGATCCCAAAACGCCGATTTGGCAACTGACAGTTGAGGAATTTGTTGAAGTTTCGAAAAATCTAAATTCTGAAAAGAAGTATGAATATGGTTTGAAAGGTTTGGCAAAGATTCTTGGATGTTCCGTTTCGAAAGCTTCAGAAGTAAAATCCTCAGGAATATTGAATAAAGCCATTATACAAAACGGAAATATTATCATCATTGATAAAGAAAAAGCATTAGAACTTTTTGGAAAATAA
- a CDS encoding RteC domain-containing protein, which translates to MVKFIANLESELESRLLFLSLESDKPLQRAEESMLEINNALKKLKSFVLRTKFASDSEEIDFFKNRKPLILSKLIYHNEVYRIETRKPSGGEKMIRKYYQTELIKLKEFFEENVDFYGYYRTHSTYLDHKYFIRRKLDVKLSLDSFVFESDARFSTSHDYKVAKIMANDLLEVYLNDELLKLNRQGQEQYRISTPKTKLAWTDNKTSLIELIYALQCKGSFNNGNADIKEVSAYFEAVFNIELGDVYRTYLEIKNRTSRTKFLNNLQNLLNNKMDSQDE; encoded by the coding sequence TAGAATCTGATAAGCCTCTACAAAGAGCAGAAGAATCAATGTTGGAAATTAATAACGCATTAAAAAAACTAAAATCTTTTGTTTTACGTACTAAGTTTGCCTCAGATAGTGAAGAAATAGATTTTTTCAAAAACCGTAAACCCTTAATATTATCAAAGTTAATATATCATAATGAAGTCTATAGAATCGAAACCCGCAAGCCAAGTGGAGGTGAAAAGATGATTCGAAAATACTATCAGACAGAACTTATTAAACTGAAAGAATTTTTTGAGGAAAATGTCGATTTTTATGGATATTATAGAACCCACAGTACCTACCTTGATCATAAATATTTTATTCGTAGAAAACTCGACGTTAAGTTGAGTTTAGACTCTTTTGTTTTTGAATCTGATGCAAGATTTAGTACATCTCATGATTATAAAGTCGCAAAAATCATGGCAAATGACCTTCTTGAAGTCTACCTTAATGATGAATTGCTGAAATTAAATAGGCAAGGGCAGGAGCAGTACCGAATATCCACGCCCAAAACAAAACTGGCCTGGACAGATAATAAAACTTCACTGATTGAATTAATTTATGCCTTGCAGTGCAAGGGATCATTCAATAATGGTAATGCCGATATCAAGGAAGTCAGCGCTTATTTTGAGGCGGTTTTCAATATAGAACTCGGTGATGTTTATCGGACATACCTGGAAATAAAAAACAGAACATCTCGTACAAAATTCTTAAATAATCTCCAAAATTTGTTGAACAACAAAATGGATTCGCAGGATGAATAA